cagactctggactcccagccacacTCTCCTCCCCACAAAATTCCTGAACagtatttgcacacacacactcacacatacatcTACATGGGGATGAGCGGCCAGGTCCAGCCAATCCCCACTTAACACTACAAAACTGCTCCAGTCAGTAGTTCTTGCCAGAGCATATTTTGGCAACATTGCTATGTCTGCCTTTTTAGGTCAGCTGATGCTCCATGGAATGGCCCAACCCCTGCAAGGAACTGCTTACCACAACTACATTTCTGCATGTGCAGCAGTTATTGCTTCCCACATTTAAAGTGCTGGCTTTAACCTACAAAGCCAAGAGCTCAGGTCTCTGTGCTAAACACTGTCTTGTCTATGTGTCACCCATCACAATCTCAAAAGCAAGGGAGAACACTCTACTAGCTATGCCATTTACCCAAGAGCACAAAATAAGGCATGTCAGGTAGCTGTCCTGTAACTACCAATTCCCTTCACGTGGAGGCTCACCCAAGTCCAAGCCTGAGCATTTTCCAGAAGTGCTGCAAGAGAATCTTGTTTGCCCTGGCTTTCAGATGCTATAGTGAAGCTGGTTTTGAGCAGGTTTGTTAGATGTGTTATGATTGGTGGGTTTTGAATGCTCTCTTATTAAGAGATCCTGTGACATGCCCTGTCCCAAACATATTTCCTAATGAGATCAGCTCTCTTCACAGGAACCTCTTGACACCCTAAGAGCTGTAGGCGAGGTCTTTTAAGCTGTAACCCAGCCCCATGAATCACATGCCACAGCCTAGCTTTGTAGTCAATTCTGTGTACACAAGTTCATGCTTAGCTTATGAATGTTAGGCCCTAACTAGAATATATGCATGAACAATGTGGCTTTTTGTTTACTACTGAAAAAGAGGACCTGGGGCTAAGATGTGGAGCAGAAGCAGGCCAGGGGAGGAGCTACTTTACCCTTCTTGCTGTTTCCACCTCTAAAAGCAATTTTTTTAGACAACACACAAAACTGCATAAGAGATTGTACTTCCAGACAATGCAGGTTCACCTTCTCCCTAAGTATAAGGTATGtaaaggagcagtgaggaagacTTAAAAGGTCATTGGTCTCTCTCTCACCCTTCTTCCCCTTTGACAGCTGTGCAACTTCTGCTTGAGCATGCTCAGATGAATTTACTACCAATGTTTAGCTTCTGCAGCTTTACCCAATATACAGATCAGCAGTAAAATAAGAACAAATCCAGGAAATACGTTTCTGCAATGAACAACATGTAGTAGAAGGAAATGAGAGGCaaaagtgtatgtatttttaaaactgaaaatgcCAGATTTAGCAGCACTACTGTGACTGGGAGTATGTGAGAATCTGAAAGCAGTGAAGAGTTGCTTAAAACAGCCACACCCCATTCACTTTTACTGCACCATAGACAGTCTTAGTTTCACATTTAGGAGGCCTATGGGTACAGAAAGCAGGAGCCATGGCAAACTGAAGGAAGGGTAAATCCCAATGAGGCACCTCTTTAAGAAgcaaaagagattttaaaaaaaagcatgagATTTCAGTACAAAGAGTGACAATTTTGATTGACAAAGCAGTTATCGTCAGCTTAGGGCTGTAATGTTAAATTGATCAATTAGATTaactgatgaaaaatcttttgatTACAAAACAGCAGCAactaacaaaaatattttaaaatatttccaaacCCATGAGTGTCTGTCTCCTTGGAAGGGGCATTCCTCTTTCTTACACACAAGAAGGAATGTCTCTTCTGATATAGTGTTTGCATATGTTGCAATAGGGACTGTCTAAAAAACCACTTTCCCTTTTCTGAACTACTGTTTTCATGCGACATCTTGGTTAACTACATCTCGATGATGCACTCTGCGTGGGGCTGTCGTTCAAGttgaaactgcaactggtacagattGTGGCAGCTAAGTGCTCAGATTATATTACACCTATTCGGTATCAGTTAAATTGGCTGCCTATTcgcttctgggctcaattcaagatgctggttttgacttttagAACCCTAAACAGCTTGCAGCTACATAATCTGAAGGACCACCTACATTTGTATGAGCCAGCCCAAACATTTAGATCAGCAGAGGCCATGCTCTCTGGCTCATTAGCAAGAATGTTTAGGCTAGTGAGTACAAGGAATAGTGCTTTCCCAGTGGGGGTTCCATACATGTGTAGCTTCTTCTCCAGAGAGGCACATGTGGTCTTGTGCTGGTCTTTAGAAACACTCTCAAGACACATTTATTCAAGTCTCTGGTTGAGTTATGTGGTACCTGAAAAAAACtttagctgctgctgctttggcaGGGGGAGGGGTTGTATTTTCATGTTTTAGAGTTTTTCAAGTGTATCCTGAAAGACAggttaaatatttttataaataaataaaatttttataataaataaaaaagtgatGCTGATTCAGTGTTAGTAGATGATGTTAGTCAgcaacaatttattttattgagcCATAGTCTCAAACTGATTTAAGCCCTTTCTAATTATGAGTGACCGTAAACACCAGGAACACATTTCAGAATTCTAATTCTTAAAAGGCAAGTCCCATCAGTCGTCTACCAGGCAGTCAGAAGATAAAAAAGGAAATACTGcatgcagtgggacaggaagggCACCCCTCTAGATCAAGAACTGGCACTTACAGATGAGTGTCCCACCTCTTCAAAAAACAGAAGAGGTTGGAAAggcttcaaaaagaaaaaaagtaaggTCCAAAACAAAGATCGAGAATGCTACCTATGCTGCAACAGCTGCTGAAGAACCATGACTTATCTAATGTTTAGAGAACTAGATTTGTTAATGTTGCTTGCTACAAGGTCAGGAAATGAAAACAAATCCAGTTTTTAAGTTCGCCATTTTTTAAATCCACACCTACCACTTGACCCGTATGAGGATTCTTATGAGCATACGGTGGTCCTCTGATGTGATTCCACATTTGCCCCGATGTCATTGCTAGAACAAAACACTGGAAACCAACAGATTGTGAAATCAGCAACCATGTATGCATAAAACAAAATATCCCCAATATTGTTCACAACTTAAACTGACCCAAACTATACTAGTCATAAGAGTTGCTTCATCATTTTTTCACAGCTTCACATTTTAGAGAAATTCTGAGTTTGCATCCCAATTTAGTTCTCAAAATGaatttgtattaaatattcatataacGACTGGATATTATCCATATGTGGCAGTCCTGTTATGTTACACAATCCTGTGACATCGCCAGGAGTGTCCCATCCACAAGCAGCTGCTAATGCTGAAGTTACCCCaagcaaagcaaaaaaacccccattTTCTGAACCCAACAGAAGAGTTATCAAAAGGTAATGAAGCtgttttatttcctttaaaatgtaaACTCCCAGCAATATTTTTAACTTTAACAGCAACtttagctgcaatcctatagtCCCAACAGGCACAGTATTCTtcagatctccctctccaaggaCAGGGAGAAAGGTCCAACCTCAGACAGGGAGATCTGTCCTCATATGCCTGCTCTGTGATGCTGCAAAAAAGGACTGCAGCCTGTGCCCCTCTCACTTTAGAAGTCTGAAGGTGGAGAGGCAAACAGAAGACATTTTAGGAAAGGCTATAAATCCACAGGATCCAAAGCCCTTCTGTTCCCCAAAACTCCCCTGGAACAGGGGACAACCTATGCCAGCCCTACCACTAGAATCAATGGGAatggaacttttaaaaaaatagaacaaGAAAGCTCCTCTGTTAATTACATTGCCAAACAGAAGAATATACAATATAGCCAGATCAGGTTAGAGGTGTGTGTAGATGCAAGGAATAGGTCAAGTGACTTGGAGGAACTAGAGCAGGGAACGAGGAAACATTGTTTAGAGCTTTGACGTTAATTTGCTTACCAAAGCAGCAAAAGCCCAGCCTGTCTTGTTATAAAGAAAATCCAGGTTGGTTCTCCTTAAGTACACAAGGCCACCAATAACAGTGAGCAGCAACCCCAACATCAAGGGTCCAGCATAGTTTGGAGGCCTTATCACGCGAATCTGTGACAGTCAAAAAACAGTTTGCATGTTAAAGTTGCGACCCAGAAACCAGCAGGACTCCGAAATGCTGGCATCAAGATGCTGACTAGTGGGGCTCAAGCAAGGCACTAACAGTGCGTCCCCTTAAGCAGATATATAAGCTGAGAATTCCCCTACTTGGCATCTGACCCCTCTTGGGTGCTTCATGAAAAGCGAAATTGGTAGCTTTGCTGAGGTGGTGGGGCCCTTTGCCAAGACACAGCCTTGGGACCCTCACAATACAAATTGCCACCTTCAGGAATTGGCCCTGAACAGAATGCATgcgtggcggcccccactctctggaactccctcccgttcgatcttcgacatgccccttccctggatgcattttgccgAGCattaaaacctggctctttggacaggccttcgggacctccggggtgggctaagcttttatcactattactgaatgcccgttgtttacatactgttttatgctgtaatttaatcctttattgtcgactgtattgtattgctatgtattttaaatcgtattttaaattgtattttactggaatttaattgtgtatgtcgcctagagtggccttggccagataggcgacacaaaaattaaattattattattattattattttaaatgtggatTATGATGTTCAAGTTTTATAATTAAATATGTTGTGAGTCACCCtgggaaaaatgttttaaaggcaATCTTAAATAACAAGCTAGGTTTGGAAAATAATGGCTACAATTTCTACAGCAGTAAAAGCTGCCATTTATTCCTCTGTGGTGACGGAGGAAATCTGCACAAAAACACATAAAGGCTCCAATAATTCTTGAACAGCTTCGCTTGGAGAAAGACGGATACATTTTTGAAAAGAGAGCAAAGATACTTCAATTTCTAAAAAACCATTTGAAGCATCCCATAAAGAAAACTGCTGATGAACAGTAACATTTAAGTATTCATATAATgttccatatttatttttaattacattatACCCTGTTGCTCCCATAAGATACTCAAAGTAGATTATGATTAAAATATAACCACCAAgcatatttacaaaaatacatgttgAAAGAGAAAGTGCTTGAACTtgaatgcaacccccccccaatccaTGATGTGGGGCTTACCACGCCACAGTGGGGTGGACATTCCAACCCGAGGTGTCACTACCAAGACATTCCTGCTCCAAGCTGCAGCCAATCTGACCTTGTGGGTCAATGGCGCAGATGAAGAAAGATTTTGCCTACAGGCCTCTAACAAAGACATTTAAACTATTTACAGCCGCAATTATATGCGCATTTATGCAGGGACAATCCACATGGAACACAGagtacttactcccaagtaaacatgcacaggatcaagCTGTAAGATGACTACAGCTACCATACTTTTTTTTAGAATGCGCTGAAAATAATTTGAAGGTGACACAAGAGTACATACACCAAGATATCAAAGAGGCATTTCAGAAAAGATGTCCAAATTACTGATAGTGCTATACCAGGATGCTTATGATAACTGGCCACACTGGAAATAaaatttacaattgcctcccCATAAAAATCAGTTCAATGCACTGACTTTCTTCACCCACTGTGgtaagcattaaaaacatatttgtgcTATATGAAATCATAAGACTACACAAACTGTTCTGGTTTAGAGGAAATAATTGTCTTGAGTGCCTGTCTGTATTAGAAAGGGTGGCCAAGTGCTCATAAATTTGTTATCTTCATGTGGTGATCTTGCAGTGTGTGGCAAAGCAGAATGGCTATACCCCCAGCTCTACAGAACCATTGCCAACAGTACAGAAGCAGATTTCTTTTCTGTACATTGCAGTTAGAAGCACAGCACTGCACAGAGGTCAGTCTGGACTTTACTTACATTCACATCAGTCCTATCAGCTACCCAGCGGGCAAGCTGTTCAGCTGCAAAACCTCGCACTTGTAGCTCGTACGTGTCACTTCTTTTCGGTTTTCCTTTCGGTGGGAAATTAATGAAGGTTGGAGCAGAGTTCATGTtgagctgcattttttaaaacacacaaaaaatttCTGTCACTCAAAATTTCTGTTGAGCTGCCAATATTTAAAATCCATGCTCTAAAAAGCAGCTCACACTTTGAAATTATCCagactttgggttgtattcaaagttagccatattcagagtagatccactgaaattaatagacatgactaacttaggtccattaatttcaggggtctattctgagtagaactgagttggatacaatccattatAACCTATGAACCAAAACACTTAGATCTAGGTTGCAAACTCCACTGTCTTACATAAATATATGGAGTTCAACTATTAGGTTAAAACAAGAAAAACATGTTTCTTCTCTCTCCCATACTCTTCCATTTAGGTTGCACTGTTCAAACTACTTACTCTTAAATACTCTAGAGAAGAAAGCTATTACTTACAGCCCTAGTCCTTATAACAAAAATCTAAATAAATTTACTGGGGAGTAAGTGGCATAAACATGCTTACGCTTGCTCTAaacatgcaattttttaaaaaaaacctcatctcTTTTTCTTAACCTTATTTATAAGGTATAAGTATAAATTCAAAAGAAGCACATTACCATTTGAAATACATCGGAACCTTCATCGAAGTCAACCATGGCAAAAAAGATCCTATTGGTGAATGCACTTGAGTACCGCCATGAGTTTGCCAGAATCTGGTATTCTTCATCAGCTTGTCTGTGTAaatttaaaaatgtgcttttcAAACATCTATTCAGGTCAAAGAGATTTAAAAGCATATAacccaggggtgaggaatcttttgGCTCCACGGGCCAAATCTTTATCAGGACTGGCTTCGTgggtcaaatttgacaggtgggtgggggtcATCCACCAATCACTCATATTACATCATACAATTGACAGATGGGTTGCCCCACACACCTATCAAAATTCTCTGTGTGGTTCCCAAGCACCTATTGTCAATGAGGGAAGCCCAAGAAAGAAGCCTGCCTTTTAAAACGCGAGCTTCTTTCCTGTGCttctggtgggggtgggggtgggggtggggagagaaagaaggtTCCTGGTGCTATGAGAAGCTAGAGACTTCAGAGATTAAAAGGTGGGTGCGAGAAGGGTTACCAAGCCCaacctccgacactggaggttGAAAGGAACATCGCAGAGTGGCTTCCAAGAGCAGTGCTAGGAGGAAACCACTTCTCCCTCCTTGAGCAAGGTATGCTCCTACCACCCATCAATGCCCtgctccagcaaaggagcaaTTGGGAGCCCAACTTTAAGCACATGACTGTTCCTTTGAAACCCCACCCTTAAcctccccacacctgatgcctTCAGGGCCAAATGGAGAGACCTGGCAGCCCAAGTGTGACAAatgagctggaggttccccacctctgaatcAGTCTATGAGAGGTTTCAAGAAAGTAAGCCCACACCTTTGCATTGATGCCAAGGCTATTTAGGTACCAGTAGTGATCATGCAGTCACAAGTCACCACTACAACAGCCTCTGAAATGACAAAGTAAGGATGCACATGCTTCCTGGAGTTCTCACAAAGTTGCCATTTTACTTTCCTTGGAGAATGTCTTTCATCTAATATGTTTCAAATAACATCACCACTCCATCTCAACTACTGCGGTACCAACAAAGAAAGTCTGACACTTCCTTGCAGCTGGATCCCTCCTGTCAGTTGGTATTGCATTGATAATAATTCTAGAGTCTATGCAGATAAGAGCAGATGGCACTTTCACATGTAGGCAGGTAGAAGTCGTCTATAATGGCAAATGCTAAACTAATTAAAGATAAATTAGTCTGTGAATCAGGTGCTTGCTTGAATAAGGTTTAGAGACCACAGTCCCTACAAAAATGGCTGACAGACATTCTCACTTTCAGGCACTTCAAAAAATGCAGGATACAGTAATTTCAACACAAAAGCCAACCCTCTGTATATGACTGCggacatttttcttaaaaaataatgtATAAAGAGTATCAGATTATAGATTGCTGCTTCATCCATCTTTTGGCACACCTGATTTTTGGCATGCTAGCATGGTGCTTTCCCCTTGAATACAAGAAAAATAAGCTTGAAgtaaaaaagataaaacaaaggAGAAATATATTGACATCAAACAAACATACAAGCTTTTCTGTAACCACAAACTTCTAAGCAATATAAGTCCATACTTGCACACAACACATTGTCTGTGAGGCTGAAGAGCGGTGAACATAACAATCACAGAGTAGTTTCTCGGTGGTGACTTTATAAGACGACGAAATTTGTCACCATTCAGTCGAATAACCGATCTTTTGTTGGTCCATTCCATCAGTTGGCTCACTTTTTCTGAAAGCACCATCTAAAACAAAATTGGaaaatataagacagcttcacTGAGCATTAAAACAAGTTTTCCAGGAGTCTAAGCTGTCGTAACTCAACCTCGATGATCATGCATTAAATTTAAATGACACACGTTAGGTTCATAGTCCTGGGGTCAAACCCAACTCCTGCCAAGTTTGGCTGAGGGATTGTAAGCAGTATACTTATTTCTTCTCTTTAgcctttccttctccttccctgagaAATTAACAACTTCTAGCAAACTTGAACAAAACACAACTGGACCAGATATATTCTCATTTCCTCTATTTCCCAATTCTGTTTCTTTACAGCACCTAAAACTAGAACCAGGGAAAACAGTGTGAACAATTGCTTCCTCAGTGCTGTGTAAAAAGTCTTCCCAACATGGTGTCCTAAAGATGTTGGCAAgtaacagctcccatcagccccagcaagcatgggtaATGGTCAGCGATTATGGAAGATAAAGGCAGTAGGCTGGCTCTTGACCACACAACATCCTGCTTGCATATGTGTGCCAAGGTATCATACTGTATCATCACCTTAGCTTTCTCTACTATTGCCCGTCACTCAGTTCCTGATGGGTGGCCATGCTTTTCAAATCCTTTCGCCCAGTGTAGATGGAGGGGATCTACCCATCGCTTTCTCTCCATGAGGGAAACACATCCCTTTCTAAATGCCCTCTCTTGCAGAGGAACCAGGCCAGTGAAGAACTTAGCTAGCAACACTGCTTGCTCCTGCGCctttaaccagggctgtggagtcggtacaccaaactctcgactccaactcctctgttcgactccgactccacccaaaattgcttccaactccacagccctagatgtctttttaaattggaagctctcataggagcatttttatcgctgcctgaatatgcgctgattttggcatcacagcatttgtcttcatctgggtcctgacacacaaaatgttttccatcttgagttatggtgaaatgctcaactacagctgacttcatgggaagcttctttgacattttgaatttatattttaaaaaatttgtcaatcaaaatttattttgaagccggagtcggaacatttctaccaactccaactccatccaaaattgcttctgactctgactccacgactccacagccctgcctttaACTACATACTGATTGTACATAAATAAGACACTTTTCCTGCCATGAAGATGAAGTGTTGGAGGAAACATCTCATATTTAGTTGCAACCTGAGACATTGGTGTTAAAGGCACAACCAAAGCTGCAaagtttattatcattattacaaCTATTACTACATTATTATTAACCCATCTCTCCACCAGGGAGCTCGCAACAATTCTGCAAGGCTGGCTTAGCCAGAatcgactggcccaaggccacccaatgtACTCCCTGGCCAAATGACCAACAACCTATGAAGCTCCAACAACAGCCTGAGAGGGTAGGAATTCGCAGCTGAAGGTTCCCACAGCGTGGAGGTGAGCAAAATAAGCGGTTATTATAAGGCCCAGCAGTGGCTGGCGGAGGGAGAAAAGGGGCACTCCACACATGTTCAGCAACACTCTCTTCCGTAACAAGAACCCCTAGGTCGAATACTAAGCATTAAAAAGAGGTGCTGAGGAGCCTGGAACAAACTGAGTCCCGGAAGAAAGGGATGTGGTTGGCTGGATGACCTCGACGTACCCCCTGAGTCTCTCCTCCTCGCCAGGAGCCCGACCAACCTCGGCCCTCCTCCAGCCCGCCCCACTCACCTCCTTCTTCTTTTGCCCTCCGACGCCGGAGCCGACAAGCACGACCAAGAAGCCCAGCAGAACCCTCAGTGGAACCGCCATCAGCGAACCGGCCTCCTTCCCCTCAGAGATAGGAAAGGCACACACATAAACGCACTCACCGGCAGCTCGGCGCCCATTGGCCAGGCCGCGTTTCGAGCCAGAACCGGATTGGCCAAGCGGTATTTCCGCTGTCTCGACATTGGTCCACTCCGCTTCCTGTTTCGCCGACTCTCCGCCCGCAGCCGAACTTTTACTTTTTGGACTAGAAGTGGAGGAACGGAGGAGGAGGGGCCGGAAGGACGAATTAGAATGGGACGAGTTGTTGCGGTGTGATTGGTCGATAGAGCCCAAGAGGGCGGGCCTCGGGTTAGTTGACAGACAGGCCGAAGTGGAGAAGCGCGCGCAGCTGCTCTGGCTCCTGCCGCGACTTAAAAGCGTtgcaagggaaggaaggaggcgGGCGGTGCCTTTGAAATTGGAAGTGCCGGCAGTGTGGCCTCATAGCTTCGAAGAGAGAGGCACAGGGATGCCTTTCttctcaattaattaattaatggcctattatttattaattatcttAATTATTCTTTAACTTATTTAGATAAACCATTTTCTACCATCGTGTTCCAGAAGGAactatcactagcagctaaaatgatgaaacaggttatcatactttggacacatcatgagaagacatgattcactagaaaagacaataatgctggaaaaaacagaagggagtagaaaaaggggaaggccaaacaagagatggattgattccataaaggaagccacacacccgaacttacaagatctgaacagggtggttcctgacatgttattggaggttgctggttTGTAGGGTTACCATAACTTGTAatttgacttgaaggtacataacaacaacaataataataataataatgtggagagccagtgtggcgtagtggttaaggtgctggactatgacctgggggaccagggttcaaatccccacacagccatgaagctcactgggtgaccttgggccactcactgcctctcaacctcagagaaaggcgatggtaaaccacctctgaatacctcttaccatgaaatccctattcatagggttgccataagtcgggattgacttgaaggcagtccatttcatttttcaacagGCAGAGAAATAAAATAgaactttaaataaaataatgataaaacATTCATTCCCTCGCCAAACAACTGCCTATATGAAATATACAaccaaccaataataataataataaataccctGATAGCCACAAAATCATAAAACCAGAATTGCAAAACAGCCAGCAGAATTAACATATGTAAGAAGAtgggacaatttttttaaaaaaagaaatcctttgCTTCATGTCAAAAAGGACAATAAGGTGGGTACTAGGCAAACACAAAAGCTGGTGCCATAATTAATTTGTTAGTAATCACAAAGctctttgtttttctctctcggGTCAGTAATCCTTTTAAATTGGTACAGGATCTGCCTGCCTGAGGAGTCCTGTGAAATGAAGTAGTGATGGCAACCTActtggaggattagacaaactcatagaGGATAGCAtgatatggctactagccatgatgactatgttctgccaACAGCGCTGGAGGCTGTATGCATCTGAATTTCAGTTGCAAGGAAGAGCAcgtggggagagtgcagttgccCTTCGGTCTGTTTTTAAACTTCCAACTGAGGcatctggccattgtgagaaccgGGTGCTGCACATAGCCATTGGTCTGATGCAGCgaccaggctctttttatgttcttatgaaagctggcatatttagtttatttttagttattttaaatgaaagcatttctaacctggttgaccactgtggttggcacctggttggccactgtgagaacaggatgctggactagatgggccactggcctgatccagcaggctcttcttatgttcttatgtaacccTTCCTCAtatgatcccagggcaggttgcagtaCAATAAAAGTACCATGATAAGAGCAGATAAAAGAACAACATATCCTTAAAATCCAGCTGTTAAAAACAAAGTGAGCCACACATGGCTCCTGATTTTGTAGAGGTAACGATAATACTAATAACCCACACAAGCTTGGGCAAacagaaaggtctttgcctggcattgAAATAATAAGAGCCtggctgcatcaggccaatggctcatcaagtccagcattctggTCTGGcaccagccaaccagatgcctctggaaagcccatgggcaggacatgaatgcaagaGCATTCTTCCCACTTAAACtgcccagcaattggcattcaggaGCATGCCATGGTGTCTTGTCAGCTGGGCCATTCTACCTACTCTTgtatacctctatcatgtccaTCCCCCCCGATCACCTTTTTTCCAAACTAAAACCTTTTCTTATAGGGGAGTTACTGCAtcccctttatcattttggtttattttattttattgcaaattgTTTCCTGCTCTTTACCATAAGATCCTAAGGCAAGTTATGACAATCTAATCAGGAAGTTCTaaaaacaaggaaaacagttacagttataaACATGAAAAGCACCATTCCAACCAAAACAGGATAGTTGCCTTTGAACCTTTTCTGGCTTTACAATATCTAccttgaggtgaggtgaccagcaTGGTCTCACCCataaatttgtataatggcatattaatattggcagttttattttcattctttttcctaatcatccctagcatggaattcacatTTTCCCAAGCTGCCACGCATTGGGTCAATATCTTCATTGAATTATctgctacaaccccaaggtcttcaGTCCAGACCTCATGATGAGTGTATAAGGgaaattaatatatattttttgccctgacatgcatcactttacacttacttacatttaattgcatttgccattttatgacTCGTTACCTAGGCTGGggaggtccttttggagttccTTGCAATCCCATTTTGTTTCAACCATGCTGAtcaacttggctacctcactgctcacccctaactctagataacttatgaacaagttaaatagTACAGGTCCCAATAGGTATCCTTGGTCCACTTTCAacctccctccattgggagaactgtccatttatctaTTCTCTGCTTCCAGTTTCTTAACCAGCTATGGACACATAAGAATATCTGTCCTCTAATCCCATGggtaagcttactcaggagtctttgggaaGGTATTGTGGGAGTAAAATAACCAGCATATAGAGGATTCTGGGTATCTGAAAATATTGGTTCTGCCAGTGTCTGGAAAGTGTAAAAAACTGCTGAGTGTGGGAAAACAACTGATAGACTAGGTGGCTGAGCAAACATGCCTTTCTGTATGACCTTGAAGTGCATTCTTTATGACAGTATAACCAGCTTCAAAGTGTTACAACTCTATTTAGC
The DNA window shown above is from Rhineura floridana isolate rRhiFlo1 chromosome 16, rRhiFlo1.hap2, whole genome shotgun sequence and carries:
- the MAGT1 gene encoding magnesium transporter protein 1 isoform X1; the encoded protein is MAVPLRVLLGFLVVLVGSGVGGQKKKEMVLSEKVSQLMEWTNKRSVIRLNGDKFRRLIKSPPRNYSVIVMFTALQPHRQCVVCKQADEEYQILANSWRYSSAFTNRIFFAMVDFDEGSDVFQMLNMNSAPTFINFPPKGKPKRSDTYELQVRGFAAEQLARWVADRTDVNIRVIRPPNYAGPLMLGLLLTVIGGLVYLRRTNLDFLYNKTGWAFAALCFVLAMTSGQMWNHIRGPPYAHKNPHTGQVNYIHGSSQAQFVAETHIVLLFNAGVTLGMVLLHEAATSDLEVGKRKIMCMAGIGLVVLFFSWLLSIFRSKYHGYPYSFLMS
- the MAGT1 gene encoding magnesium transporter protein 1 isoform X2, yielding MSRQRKYRLANPVLARNAAWPMGAELPMVLSEKVSQLMEWTNKRSVIRLNGDKFRRLIKSPPRNYSVIVMFTALQPHRQCVVCKQADEEYQILANSWRYSSAFTNRIFFAMVDFDEGSDVFQMLNMNSAPTFINFPPKGKPKRSDTYELQVRGFAAEQLARWVADRTDVNIRVIRPPNYAGPLMLGLLLTVIGGLVYLRRTNLDFLYNKTGWAFAALCFVLAMTSGQMWNHIRGPPYAHKNPHTGQVNYIHGSSQAQFVAETHIVLLFNAGVTLGMVLLHEAATSDLEVGKRKIMCMAGIGLVVLFFSWLLSIFRSKYHGYPYSFLMS